A stretch of Methanobrevibacter sp. YE315 DNA encodes these proteins:
- a CDS encoding Ig-like domain-containing protein has protein sequence MKFNKILLVSMILLAVLTLGAASAADNTAVDDMAVAQDSGDLKFASPLDDGLITDGAITTEDVAVGENVTKLKSSNQEILSEDSAVITKDTFYNYFNDEGKLLDTVTADELILRGEFSDLTEYLVFDRSVDVTGDGAVLNDMGITISAGDVSLKDLTLIADDVEFDDNDGALIYVSGENTVLDGLTIDYAPGDSYDAYAIYMNGAINFQILNCDVNFTGSSLEENYEYAMKIIDSQEGLVEGNVIRANLPILNVDYGKGNPGLDTDLVLNTGIKDSSEIDIINNTFIANVIDRNGDRPTLDCVMIESCEGLNIIGNTFNETDFVIGVGEANYLNVLDMYYSNSVLVQYNKISVETDGGAENAGTSYPIQLTGPYEDVVIDGNDLYSNCAGPALGIFSQNYFGDTEITVQNNNIDITGLPTSDNWGLVSGIELQDNVARVYNNTIKTRSITGTYVEGDNVYGISYAQGLRDNHCYDIQNNTVETEGKYTIYILKAQDTTITGNSLASSLLEGDESVYIVDASGNTIIEDNTGIDTSDNIVTPENFFDFFDEDGFLLDSVTFDELIFQGEFSNLVDRINLESPITITGDGAVLNDMAITILSSEVTLNDLTFIANSALGSLIYAYDADEISLTNLNIFYEAPAGEEAIAIDLYQVNSAEILDNIIYFESHVTSDEVKGIAIQLVDTNDVVVDNNNITTKLPCVYVNTYDEDYYMMGSNNVNPVRLKDCGNLMFTNNMINSTTNNYSAAFPTIQSIFIIGCHDSLIDNNFILMIDEMTPEGVDNYLYGIDFGYNTNVTFTNNFFNMSTKGGKDAAGTAYAFQGVESEVIIKGNNITSISHGPNLGIYVASMFGGNSVLFIEDNFINVTGSASESGSWALVSGIEIQNGDAKIYNNTIYTYNVNDYGDANYMYGISYAQWMYGDRSFDIQNNTVYTEGKYTISVIDADYLIANGNTLYAHDLVGDDSINPGDCEDVEIGDNFPPSSLNIVTKDNFFDFFDEYGNLLDSVEFDELIFQGDFTSDLASFICIDRPLTITGDNAVLNDIGFIIAGSDVTLDAMTLVANSNLGNLIDIAGENAIISNMNITYVVSEAANAINLYSGANGVQILNNDIYFESTVDEYTVDDVSNAICVNSGVSLFDYDADPIIGLVISGNNITAVIPAFLADIYEHEYYVMGLSAVNGIRINGAEDFEFTDNNLDVTTNHLDTTTPTFQAMYVAKSSGLIDGNNISMIDTFTPANKDVYIYAMEIIYDEDLTISNNNFNLSTTGGKDNAGAAYAIQAVASDFEIIANNITTVSNGPNIAIYFPSNMGSPCDVGIIGNFINVTGLATSAYNTGLVSGIEVQTGDVVIEDNTIYTYNIGDYAEDNYIFGISYAQSGINSDFKITNNTIFTEGHYAVSLKSADDAVITENYLVSTDLMGDDSVYIGSGTGNVVKDNLPAKPLANVTVAADPVWTGSDATVTVTVPNATGTVTIEVNGKSYEVELIDGVSVKEIPAEDLEIGENIVNATYNGPDFASSSNTAVLYVADGVVTQDTYLYYFNQADNGKLFDYIPDGATLDFQGSIINPDTNIIVQMNVNKPVNIISTTHDAYVDLNTTAGSLLGESPGNSFAVTTGGSGSNVTGIYFHNTQVWIANTHNVVLDNISVVVEDQRVGSGVGATSIRENSTNVILKNSYLYTRNNGGSTTFTMSWTTNCTIDNCTVKAEGNVGNLIYLNTFNIPGAPSGVPLNNYNKVTNNRIYGKEGSAISVGLMVEGQYNLIENNTLYKSSISTSFGGTNPYNNTYIGNTMTDGSGLNAQAGSIIYNNNVTGALSTGKESVAYDNIVGKAITVGASAVAYNNTAASATISGAGAIAYDNTIATTATISGKNAVVENNTFGGAVTISGAGVTFIGNDVNATVTVNSNDNVIKANNITTTGDYAVDLKTKTGNNVTDNLLIASELKGDSAVKSASETNIVENNYPITSDLAITVENITYGEDAIVNVEFNPKATGTIVVSIDGTDYTVNITSEGQGTAIIPGLAAKDYEVTATFTPDSIYSLDSNANALFTVFKANTTMDAVAESVVVGDDVIVNVTFDKVDVTGDVSITVDGNSYAAAIEDGVATIVVSGLVAGDYSADVVYAGDGNYNDAVVSVSFTVFKANTTMDAAAESVVVGDDVIVNVTFDKVDVTGDVSITIDGNSYAAAIEDGVATIVVPGLVAGEYSADVVYAGDEKYNDAVASVSFTVFKANTTMEAAAESVKVGDDVIVNVTFDKVDVTGDVSITIDGNSYTAAIENGAATIVVPGLVVGEYSADVSYAGDEKYNDAVASVSFAVFKANTTMEAAAESVKVGDDVIVNVTFDRDDVTGDVSITIDGISYTAAIEDGAATIVIPGLVAGEYSADVSYAGDEKYNDAVASVSFAVFKANTTMDAAAESVIVDDDVIVNVAFDNVDVTGDVSITIDGISYTAAIEDGAATIVVPGLIAGEYSADVIFAGDEKYNDAVASVSFTVFKANTTMEAAAESVKVGDDVIVNVAFDRDDVTGDVSITIDGISYTAAIEDGAATIVVPGLVAGEYSADVIFAGDEKYNDAVVSVSFAVDKNAVEFTKAKGHPGRVDQNATIDVTLSESDATGTVYITVDGVDYAAELVNGKAVIYAPLLPAGTYNFDVIYSGDAKYENNTAPITFNINKYYPTMKATAADVHVNENAVVNVVLPSDATGTVSITVNGVDYTADVVDGTATVELPVISQAGAQSFTVSYSGDDKYRVLSTTVKFNTLKVDATIKASARTVKLGNNVTVNVVLPKDATGEASISINGNVYTSAVSKGAATIVIPDLVAGEYAADVVYAGDEKYNEAVASVSFAVDKNAVEFTKAKGHPGRVDQNATIEVSLSESVATGTVYITVDGVDYAAELVNGKAVIYAPLLPAGTYNFDVIYSGDAKYENNTAPITFNVNKYYPSIKATADDVHVNENAVVNVVLPSDATGTASITVNGVDYTGDVVDGTATVELPVISKAGAQSFTVSYSGDDKYRALSTTVKFNTLKVDATIKASARTVKVGNDVTVNVVLPKDATGEASISVNGNVYTGIAKKGAATIVIPDLGVGQYALPVEYSGDGKYNSGNTTVTFNVNKQTTTIKATARTVKVGDDVTVNVVLASDATGEVSIDVNGVVYTGTVVDGAASVVIPDLGVGQYAFDVVYSGDDKYKTRTTTVTFNVNKQTTTIKATARTVKVGDDVTVNVVLASDASGEVSIDVNGVVYTGAVVDGAASVIIPDLPYGSYAFDVVYGGDDKYKTRTTTVTFNVNKQSTTMKATARTVKVGDDATVNVVLASDAAGEVVITIDGVDYTGAVVDGVASIVIPDLPAGQYSLAVKYGGDDKYKNQSTTVKFNVNKYNVRMKATAKYYSDGDYSIVSVTLSDDATGRVSTSVKGNNYKANIVDGSASITISKLPAGSYSLDVVYSGDAKYKNYTATTTLNVVK, from the coding sequence TTGAAATTTAATAAAATTTTATTGGTCAGCATGATCCTGCTGGCTGTCTTAACTTTAGGTGCCGCAAGTGCGGCGGATAATACGGCTGTCGATGATATGGCAGTTGCACAAGACAGTGGAGATTTAAAATTTGCTTCTCCACTTGACGATGGACTAATCACGGATGGTGCTATCACAACTGAAGATGTTGCTGTCGGTGAAAATGTAACCAAGCTTAAATCTTCTAATCAGGAAATTTTAAGCGAGGATAGTGCAGTAATTACTAAAGATACCTTTTATAACTATTTTAATGATGAAGGTAAGTTGTTAGATACCGTTACTGCAGATGAATTGATATTACGCGGTGAATTTTCTGATTTGACTGAATATTTAGTCTTTGATAGGTCTGTTGATGTCACTGGTGATGGTGCTGTCTTAAACGATATGGGAATTACCATTTCTGCCGGTGATGTTAGTCTAAAAGATTTGACTTTAATAGCTGATGATGTCGAATTCGATGATAATGATGGAGCTCTTATATATGTAAGTGGCGAAAATACTGTTCTTGACGGGTTGACAATTGACTATGCACCAGGCGACAGCTATGATGCATATGCCATTTATATGAATGGGGCAATTAATTTCCAAATTTTGAACTGTGATGTCAATTTCACAGGATCAAGCCTTGAAGAGAATTATGAATATGCAATGAAAATAATCGATTCTCAGGAAGGTCTTGTTGAAGGAAACGTTATCAGGGCAAACTTGCCTATACTTAACGTTGATTATGGTAAAGGAAATCCTGGTCTTGATACTGATTTGGTATTGAATACAGGAATAAAAGATTCCAGTGAAATCGATATCATTAACAATACATTCATTGCAAATGTAATTGACCGTAATGGTGATCGTCCTACATTAGATTGTGTAATGATTGAAAGCTGTGAAGGTTTAAATATCATTGGCAATACATTCAACGAAACTGATTTTGTAATTGGTGTAGGTGAAGCAAATTACCTTAATGTATTGGACATGTACTACTCAAATTCCGTTTTGGTGCAATACAATAAAATCAGTGTCGAAACTGACGGTGGTGCTGAAAATGCAGGTACTTCATATCCTATCCAACTCACAGGACCTTATGAAGATGTTGTGATTGATGGAAATGATTTATATTCTAACTGTGCAGGCCCTGCATTAGGTATCTTTTCCCAAAACTATTTTGGGGATACTGAAATAACCGTTCAAAACAATAACATTGACATAACAGGCCTTCCAACTTCAGATAATTGGGGTTTGGTTTCAGGCATTGAATTGCAGGACAATGTGGCAAGGGTATATAACAATACCATCAAAACAAGATCAATAACCGGAACATATGTGGAAGGAGATAATGTTTATGGTATCAGCTATGCACAGGGTTTAAGAGATAATCATTGCTATGATATTCAAAATAACACTGTTGAAACTGAAGGTAAATACACAATCTATATACTAAAAGCACAGGATACTACAATCACCGGCAATTCATTGGCATCTTCTTTATTGGAGGGTGATGAGTCAGTATACATTGTGGATGCAAGTGGAAATACAATCATTGAAGATAATACTGGCATTGACACTTCTGATAATATTGTAACTCCAGAAAACTTCTTCGATTTCTTTGATGAAGACGGTTTCTTACTTGATTCAGTCACTTTCGATGAATTGATATTCCAAGGTGAATTCAGCAATCTTGTTGATAGAATAAATCTTGAAAGCCCAATTACCATTACAGGTGATGGTGCTGTATTAAATGATATGGCCATAACTATTCTTTCCAGTGAAGTAACTTTAAATGATTTAACATTCATTGCAAATAGTGCTTTAGGTAGTTTAATTTATGCTTATGATGCAGATGAAATTAGTTTAACTAATCTAAACATATTTTATGAAGCTCCTGCAGGTGAAGAAGCTATTGCAATTGATTTATATCAAGTAAACAGTGCAGAAATTTTAGATAACATAATATACTTTGAAAGTCATGTAACTTCAGATGAGGTGAAAGGTATAGCAATTCAGCTTGTTGACACTAATGATGTTGTTGTCGACAACAATAATATTACAACAAAATTGCCATGTGTTTATGTAAATACTTATGATGAGGATTATTATATGATGGGTTCAAACAATGTAAACCCAGTAAGGCTCAAAGACTGCGGCAATCTTATGTTTACTAACAATATGATTAATTCAACAACAAATAACTATTCTGCAGCGTTCCCTACAATCCAATCAATCTTCATCATAGGCTGCCACGATTCATTAATTGACAATAATTTCATCCTTATGATTGATGAAATGACCCCTGAAGGAGTGGACAATTACCTGTATGGAATCGACTTCGGATACAATACTAATGTAACATTCACAAACAATTTCTTCAATATGTCCACTAAAGGTGGTAAAGATGCCGCCGGAACAGCATATGCATTCCAAGGCGTTGAATCAGAAGTAATCATTAAAGGAAACAACATTACAAGCATATCCCATGGTCCGAACTTAGGAATTTATGTTGCAAGTATGTTCGGTGGGAATTCAGTGCTTTTTATTGAAGACAACTTCATCAATGTAACCGGATCAGCATCTGAATCTGGTTCTTGGGCATTGGTATCAGGTATTGAAATCCAGAACGGTGATGCAAAAATCTACAACAACACCATTTATACATATAATGTAAATGATTATGGAGATGCAAATTACATGTACGGCATAAGCTATGCCCAATGGATGTATGGTGACCGTTCATTTGATATTCAAAACAATACCGTTTATACAGAAGGTAAATACACAATTTCTGTAATTGATGCAGATTATTTAATTGCTAATGGAAATACATTATACGCTCATGATTTGGTTGGTGATGATTCTATTAATCCTGGTGATTGTGAAGATGTAGAGATTGGGGATAATTTCCCACCATCTAGTTTAAATATTGTAACCAAGGATAATTTCTTTGATTTCTTCGATGAATACGGCAACCTGTTGGATTCAGTTGAATTTGATGAGTTAATATTCCAAGGCGATTTCACATCTGATTTGGCATCTTTCATTTGCATTGACAGACCTTTAACAATCACTGGCGATAATGCCGTGTTAAATGACATTGGATTCATTATTGCGGGCAGTGATGTTACTTTAGATGCTATGACTTTAGTTGCAAATAGCAATCTAGGTAATTTAATCGATATCGCTGGTGAAAATGCAATCATTTCAAACATGAACATTACATATGTCGTCTCTGAAGCTGCAAATGCAATTAACTTATATTCTGGTGCTAACGGCGTTCAAATCTTGAATAACGACATATACTTCGAAAGCACAGTAGATGAATACACAGTAGATGATGTGTCCAATGCGATTTGCGTAAACTCAGGCGTAAGCCTCTTTGATTATGATGCCGATCCTATTATCGGCCTTGTAATCAGCGGCAACAATATCACTGCTGTCATTCCGGCATTTTTAGCTGATATTTATGAGCATGAATACTATGTGATGGGATTAAGCGCTGTCAATGGTATTAGAATCAATGGTGCTGAAGACTTTGAATTTACAGACAACAACCTGGATGTAACAACCAATCACTTGGATACCACTACTCCTACTTTCCAGGCTATGTATGTTGCAAAATCCAGCGGTTTAATTGACGGCAATAACATTTCAATGATTGACACTTTCACACCTGCCAATAAGGATGTCTACATATATGCAATGGAAATTATCTATGATGAAGATTTAACAATCTCAAACAACAATTTCAACTTGTCCACTACAGGAGGTAAGGATAATGCAGGCGCAGCTTACGCCATTCAGGCTGTAGCTTCTGACTTTGAAATTATTGCAAACAACATTACTACAGTTTCCAATGGACCTAACATTGCGATTTACTTCCCATCCAATATGGGATCACCTTGTGATGTGGGAATTATAGGCAACTTCATTAATGTAACCGGTTTGGCTACCAGTGCCTATAATACTGGCCTTGTTTCAGGTATTGAAGTGCAGACTGGTGATGTTGTAATCGAAGACAATACAATCTACACATATAACATTGGCGATTATGCTGAAGACAACTATATCTTTGGTATCAGCTATGCCCAATCAGGTATAAATTCAGACTTTAAAATAACCAACAATACAATTTTCACTGAAGGTCATTATGCTGTTTCACTCAAATCAGCAGATGATGCAGTAATCACTGAAAACTATCTTGTATCCACTGATTTAATGGGTGATGATTCCGTATACATCGGATCAGGAACTGGAAATGTTGTAAAAGATAACCTTCCAGCAAAACCTTTAGCAAATGTTACTGTAGCTGCCGATCCGGTTTGGACCGGTTCTGATGCTACTGTCACTGTAACTGTCCCTAATGCTACAGGTACCGTTACTATTGAAGTAAACGGCAAATCTTATGAAGTCGAATTGATTGATGGTGTTTCAGTTAAAGAGATTCCTGCTGAAGACTTAGAAATTGGTGAAAATATTGTTAATGCCACCTATAATGGTCCTGATTTTGCTTCAAGTAGCAATACTGCTGTGCTGTATGTTGCTGATGGTGTTGTAACTCAAGATACTTACTTATATTACTTCAATCAAGCTGATAATGGTAAATTATTTGATTACATCCCTGATGGAGCTACTTTAGACTTCCAAGGAAGCATAATCAATCCTGATACTAATATTATTGTTCAGATGAACGTTAACAAGCCTGTAAACATCATTTCAACTACTCATGATGCTTATGTTGACTTGAACACTACTGCAGGTAGTTTACTTGGTGAAAGTCCGGGTAACAGTTTTGCTGTAACTACTGGTGGTTCAGGATCCAATGTAACCGGTATCTACTTCCACAACACTCAAGTATGGATTGCAAATACCCATAATGTTGTTTTAGACAACATCAGTGTAGTTGTTGAAGACCAAAGAGTAGGTTCCGGAGTAGGAGCAACCAGTATCAGAGAAAACTCAACCAATGTAATCCTCAAAAACAGTTACTTGTACACAAGAAACAACGGTGGATCAACCACTTTCACAATGTCTTGGACAACCAACTGTACTATTGACAATTGTACTGTTAAAGCTGAAGGAAACGTTGGAAACTTAATCTACTTAAACACATTCAATATTCCTGGCGCTCCTAGTGGTGTACCTTTAAACAATTACAACAAAGTTACTAACAATAGGATTTATGGTAAAGAAGGTTCTGCTATTTCTGTGGGTCTTATGGTAGAAGGTCAATACAACTTAATTGAAAACAATACATTGTACAAATCTTCAATCAGTACTTCATTCGGCGGTACAAACCCATACAACAACACATATATTGGAAACACCATGACCGATGGTTCTGGTTTAAACGCTCAAGCCGGTTCAATTATCTACAATAACAATGTAACTGGTGCTTTGTCTACTGGTAAAGAGTCAGTCGCTTATGATAACATTGTTGGAAAAGCAATTACTGTTGGTGCAAGTGCTGTTGCTTATAACAACACTGCTGCTTCCGCTACTATCAGCGGCGCTGGTGCTATTGCTTATGACAACACTATTGCTACTACCGCTACTATCAGTGGTAAAAATGCTGTTGTTGAAAACAACACTTTCGGTGGTGCAGTAACTATCAGTGGTGCTGGTGTTACTTTCATCGGCAATGATGTGAACGCTACTGTAACCGTTAACTCAAATGACAATGTAATTAAAGCAAACAACATTACCACTACTGGCGATTATGCTGTGGACTTGAAAACAAAAACAGGAAACAACGTAACCGATAACTTATTAATTGCTAGTGAGTTAAAAGGTGACAGCGCTGTTAAATCTGCTAGTGAAACCAACATTGTAGAAAACAACTATCCAATTACCTCTGATTTAGCAATCACCGTAGAAAATATCACTTATGGTGAAGATGCTATAGTCAATGTTGAATTCAATCCTAAAGCAACTGGTACAATCGTTGTATCCATTGATGGTACTGATTACACAGTAAACATTACTTCCGAAGGTCAAGGCACTGCAATCATCCCTGGTTTAGCTGCTAAAGATTACGAAGTAACTGCTACTTTCACACCTGACAGCATTTACAGCTTAGATAGTAATGCTAATGCTCTATTCACTGTATTTAAAGCAAATACTACTATGGATGCTGTTGCAGAGTCTGTTGTAGTTGGTGATGATGTTATCGTTAATGTAACATTTGATAAAGTGGATGTTACTGGTGATGTGTCTATCACTGTTGATGGTAATAGTTATGCTGCTGCTATTGAAGACGGTGTTGCTACTATTGTTGTTTCTGGTTTAGTTGCTGGTGATTATTCTGCTGATGTAGTCTATGCTGGTGATGGAAACTACAATGATGCTGTTGTTAGTGTTTCATTTACTGTATTTAAAGCAAATACTACTATGGATGCTGCTGCAGAGTCTGTTGTAGTTGGTGATGATGTTATCGTTAATGTAACATTTGATAAAGTGGATGTTACTGGTGATGTGTCTATCACTATTGATGGTAATAGTTATGCTGCTGCTATTGAAGACGGTGTTGCTACTATTGTTGTTCCTGGTTTAGTTGCTGGTGAATATTCTGCTGATGTAGTCTATGCTGGTGATGAGAAATACAATGATGCTGTTGCTAGTGTTTCATTTACTGTATTTAAAGCAAATACTACTATGGAAGCTGCTGCAGAATCCGTCAAAGTTGGTGATGATGTAATTGTCAATGTAACATTTGATAAAGTGGATGTTACTGGTGATGTGTCCATCACTATTGATGGCAATAGTTATACTGCTGCTATTGAGAATGGTGCTGCTACTATTGTTGTTCCTGGTTTAGTTGTTGGTGAATATTCTGCTGATGTAAGTTATGCTGGTGATGAGAAATACAATGATGCTGTTGCTAGTGTTTCATTTGCTGTATTTAAAGCAAATACTACTATGGAAGCTGCTGCAGAATCCGTCAAAGTTGGTGATGATGTAATCGTTAATGTAACATTTGATAGAGATGATGTTACTGGTGATGTTTCAATTACTATTGATGGCATTAGTTATACTGCTGCTATTGAAGACGGTGCTGCAACTATTGTTATTCCTGGTTTGGTTGCTGGTGAATATTCTGCTGATGTAAGTTATGCTGGTGATGAGAAATACAATGATGCTGTTGCTAGTGTTTCATTTGCTGTATTTAAAGCAAATACTACTATGGATGCTGCTGCAGAGTCTGTTATAGTTGATGATGATGTAATTGTTAATGTAGCATTTGATAACGTGGATGTTACTGGTGATGTGTCCATCACTATTGATGGCATTAGTTATACTGCTGCTATTGAAGATGGTGCTGCAACTATTGTTGTTCCTGGTTTGATTGCTGGTGAATATTCTGCTGATGTAATCTTTGCTGGTGATGAGAAATATAATGATGCTGTTGCTAGTGTTTCATTTACTGTATTTAAAGCAAATACTACTATGGAAGCTGCTGCAGAATCTGTCAAAGTTGGTGATGATGTTATCGTTAATGTAGCATTTGATAGAGATGATGTTACTGGTGATGTTTCAATTACTATTGATGGCATTAGTTATACTGCTGCTATTGAAGATGGTGCTGCAACTATTGTTGTTCCTGGTTTGGTTGCTGGTGAATATTCTGCTGATGTAATCTTTGCTGGTGATGAGAAATATAATGATGCTGTTGTTAGTGTTTCATTTGCTGTTGATAAGAATGCCGTGGAATTCACTAAAGCTAAAGGACACCCTGGTAGGGTTGATCAAAACGCTACTATTGATGTGACTTTATCTGAAAGTGATGCTACTGGAACTGTTTACATTACTGTCGATGGTGTTGACTATGCTGCTGAGCTTGTTAACGGTAAAGCAGTTATCTATGCTCCATTGTTACCTGCTGGCACATACAACTTTGATGTAATCTACAGTGGTGATGCTAAATATGAAAACAACACTGCTCCAATTACTTTCAACATAAACAAATATTACCCAACAATGAAAGCAACTGCTGCTGATGTGCATGTTAATGAGAATGCTGTTGTAAATGTTGTTTTACCTAGTGATGCAACAGGTACTGTAAGCATTACTGTCAACGGCGTTGACTATACTGCTGATGTAGTTGACGGAACTGCAACTGTTGAACTTCCAGTAATTTCACAAGCAGGAGCACAATCATTCACAGTATCATACAGTGGAGATGACAAATACAGAGTACTATCTACTACTGTTAAATTCAATACTCTTAAAGTTGATGCTACTATTAAGGCTAGTGCACGTACAGTTAAATTAGGAAATAATGTAACAGTTAATGTTGTATTGCCTAAAGATGCAACTGGTGAAGCATCAATTTCTATTAATGGTAATGTTTATACTAGTGCTGTTTCAAAAGGTGCTGCAACTATTGTTATTCCAGATTTGGTTGCTGGTGAATATGCTGCTGATGTAGTCTATGCTGGTGATGAGAAATACAATGAGGCTGTTGCTAGTGTTTCATTTGCTGTTGATAAGAATGCCGTGGAATTCACTAAAGCTAAAGGACACCCTGGTAGGGTTGATCAAAACGCTACTATTGAAGTAAGTTTATCTGAAAGTGTTGCTACTGGTACTGTTTACATTACTGTTGATGGTGTTGACTATGCTGCTGAGCTTGTTAACGGTAAAGCAGTTATCTATGCTCCATTGTTACCTGCTGGCACATACAACTTTGATGTAATCTACAGTGGTGATGCTAAATATGAAAACAACACTGCTCCAATTACTTTCAACGTAAACAAATATTACCCAAGTATAAAAGCAACTGCTGATGATGTGCATGTTAATGAGAATGCTGTTGTAAATGTTGTTTTACCTAGTGATGCAACAGGTACTGCAAGCATTACTGTCAACGGCGTTGACTACACTGGTGATGTAGTTGACGGAACTGCAACTGTTGAACTTCCAGTGATTTCAAAAGCAGGAGCACAATCATTCACTGTATCATACAGTGGAGATGACAAATACAGAGCATTGTCTACTACTGTTAAATTCAATACTCTTAAAGTTGATGCTACTATTAAGGCTAGTGCACGTACAGTTAAAGTAGGAAATGATGTAACAGTTAATGTTGTATTGCCTAAAGATGCAACTGGTGAGGCATCCATTTCTGTTAATGGTAATGTTTATACTGGTATTGCCAAAAAAGGTGCTGCAACTATTGTTATTCCAGATTTAGGTGTTGGTCAATATGCATTGCCTGTTGAATACAGTGGGGATGGTAAATACAATTCAGGTAATACAACCGTAACATTCAATGTCAATAAACAGACCACTACAATTAAAGCGACTGCACGTACTGTTAAAGTCGGTGATGATGTGACTGTTAATGTTGTGCTTGCTAGTGATGCTACTGGTGAGGTTTCTATTGATGTTAATGGTGTTGTTTACACTGGTACTGTTGTTGATGGTGCTGCAAGCGTTGTTATTCCTGATTTAGGTGTTGGTCAATATGCATTTGATGTTGTATATAGTGGAGATGACAAATATAAAACCAGAACCACTACAGTAACATTCAATGTCAATAAACAGACCACTACAATTAAAGCGACTGCACGTACTGTTAAAGTTGGTGATGATGTGACTGTTAATGTTGTGCTTGCTAGTGATGCTTCTGGTGAGGTTTCTATTGATGTTAATGGTGTTGTTTATACTGGTGCTGTTGTTGATGGTGCTGCAAGCGTTATCATTCCAGACTTGCCATATGGAAGTTATGCATTTGATGTTGTATATGGTGGAGATGACAAATATAAAACCAGAACCACTACAGTAACATTTAATGTAAATAAACAATCCACAACTATGAAGGCGACTGCACGTACTGTTAAAGTTGGTGATGATGCAACTGTCAATGTTGTTTTAGCAAGTGATGCTGCTGGTGAGGTTGTTATTACTATTGATGGTGTTGATTACACTGGTGCTGTTGTTGATGGTGTTGCAAGTATTGTTATTCCTGACTTGCCTGCTGGTCAATACTCCTTAGCTGTAAAATACGGTGGTGACGACAAGTACAAAAACCAATCCACAACTGTAAAATTCAACGTCAACAAATACAACGTCAGAATGAAAGCAACAGCTAAATACTACTCAGATGGAGATTACTCAATTGTCAGTGTAACCTTATCTGATGATGCAACAGGTAGAGTTTCCACTTCAGTGAAAGGCAATAATTACAAAGCTAATATTGTAGATGGAAGTGCTTCAATTACTATTTCTAAATTGCCTGCTGGTAGTTACTCATTAGATGTTGTATACAGTGGAGATGCAAAATACAAAAACTACACTGCTACCACAACACTTAATGTTGTAAAATAA